A portion of the Rhodococcus sp. 4CII genome contains these proteins:
- a CDS encoding NAD(P)-dependent alcohol dehydrogenase — MQVCRGGGLDKIVRIELPSRPPDWGEVRVRVHASSLNFHDYAVVSGLTAPSADRIPLSDGAGVVLEVGPGVTGLEAGDHVVSTFFPGWPDGRPTVGGFDTVPGDGIDGFARTEVTMPVAAFTRAPHRYSHAEAATLTTAGVTAWRALFTEGNLRPGETVLVQGTGGVSIFALQFAKLVGATVIATTSTANKEARLEQLGADHVINYRSTPEWGAEARAVTGGRGVDHVIEVGGAQTLEQSMIAAATGGRIALIGVLGGMGASVPLGLALARQVRIRALLVGSRRDQLDMIGALENSSLRPVVDTTFELADLAGAFEHQEAGRHLGKICITI; from the coding sequence ATGCAAGTTTGCCGAGGTGGAGGCCTCGACAAGATCGTTCGCATCGAGCTGCCATCCCGGCCCCCGGACTGGGGCGAAGTGCGAGTTCGCGTGCACGCCAGCTCACTCAACTTCCACGACTATGCAGTCGTCAGTGGTCTCACCGCGCCTAGCGCAGACCGGATCCCACTCTCCGACGGTGCCGGTGTCGTCCTCGAGGTCGGACCTGGCGTCACGGGGTTGGAGGCCGGAGACCACGTCGTGAGTACGTTCTTCCCAGGCTGGCCGGATGGACGACCCACAGTCGGTGGCTTCGACACCGTTCCCGGCGATGGCATCGATGGGTTCGCCCGTACAGAGGTCACGATGCCAGTAGCGGCCTTCACCCGTGCGCCACACCGATACAGCCACGCGGAAGCCGCCACACTCACCACCGCCGGAGTCACCGCTTGGCGGGCCCTGTTCACCGAGGGCAACCTGCGGCCCGGCGAGACGGTGCTCGTACAAGGGACCGGCGGCGTCTCGATCTTTGCCCTGCAGTTCGCCAAGCTCGTCGGCGCAACTGTCATCGCCACAACGTCCACCGCGAACAAAGAAGCCCGGCTCGAGCAGCTCGGCGCCGATCACGTCATCAACTACCGGTCCACACCAGAGTGGGGTGCGGAGGCCCGCGCGGTCACCGGCGGCCGCGGCGTCGACCATGTGATCGAGGTCGGAGGAGCCCAAACTCTCGAGCAGTCCATGATCGCCGCCGCAACCGGCGGGCGTATTGCGCTGATCGGTGTCCTCGGCGGTATGGGAGCCTCGGTGCCGCTCGGGTTGGCACTCGCACGGCAGGTGCGAATCCGGGCCCTCCTTGTCGGAAGCCGGCGCGATCAACTCGACATGATCGGCGCACTCGAAAACTCGAGTCTGAGACCCGTAGTGGACACCACCTTCGAACTCGCTGACCTCGCCGGTGCCTTCGAACACCAAGAAGCCGGCCGTCATCTCGGCAAGATTTGCATCACCATCTGA
- the moaA gene encoding GTP 3',8-cyclase MoaA — MATVEMGIPTVRSSPSPAGRPEVPHLVDRFGRVARDLRVSITEKCSLRCTYCMPEEGLPAIPAGQLLTTGEIVRLVDLAVQHLGVREVRFTGGEPLMRADLERIIAGCAKEVPDIPLAMTTNAVGLEHRARRLADAGLTRINVSLDTVDRGHFASLTRRDRLPSVLAGIRAAVAAGLAPVKINAVLMPATLSGAADLLQWCLDEGVELRFIEQMPLDADHEWSRETMVPADRLLSALGTRFELEEIGRDDRAAPAELWRVNGGTATVGIIGSVTRSFCADCDRTRLTAEGTVRSCLFSDTEIDLRGAMRSGAGDEQLAQLWRGAMWNKWAGHGIDVASFAPPVRSMGAIGG; from the coding sequence ATGGCCACGGTCGAAATGGGCATCCCCACTGTGCGGTCCTCTCCCTCCCCGGCAGGACGCCCTGAGGTTCCTCATCTGGTCGACCGCTTCGGCCGGGTGGCCAGGGACCTACGCGTGTCGATCACCGAGAAGTGCTCCCTGCGCTGCACCTATTGCATGCCCGAGGAAGGTCTGCCTGCCATCCCGGCTGGGCAGTTGCTAACCACCGGCGAAATCGTCCGTCTGGTCGACCTCGCCGTCCAACACCTCGGGGTCCGTGAGGTGCGGTTCACCGGCGGTGAGCCGCTCATGCGCGCGGACCTCGAGCGGATCATCGCCGGGTGCGCGAAGGAGGTGCCGGACATTCCGCTCGCTATGACCACCAACGCGGTCGGGCTCGAGCATCGGGCACGTAGGCTCGCCGACGCTGGCCTGACCCGGATCAACGTCTCCCTCGACACCGTCGACCGGGGGCACTTCGCGTCGCTGACCCGGCGGGACCGACTGCCCTCGGTGCTCGCCGGCATCCGGGCCGCGGTCGCCGCCGGGCTTGCCCCGGTGAAGATAAATGCCGTTCTGATGCCCGCGACACTGAGCGGAGCGGCGGACCTGCTGCAATGGTGCCTGGACGAGGGGGTGGAGTTGCGGTTCATCGAGCAGATGCCACTCGACGCCGATCACGAATGGTCGCGCGAGACTATGGTTCCCGCCGATCGGCTGCTGTCCGCGCTGGGTACGCGCTTCGAACTCGAGGAGATCGGCCGGGACGATCGAGCGGCGCCTGCCGAGCTATGGCGGGTCAACGGCGGCACCGCGACAGTGGGTATCATCGGCTCGGTCACGCGGTCGTTCTGTGCCGACTGCGATCGCACGCGCCTGACCGCCGAAGGCACAGTACGGTCGTGCCTGTTCAGTGACACCGAGATCGACCTGCGCGGTGCGATGCGGTCCGGAGCAGGCGACGAACAATTGGCGCAGCTGTGGCGCGGCGCCATGTGGAACAAGTGGGCGGGGCACGGTATCGATGTCGCCAGCTTCGCACCTCCTGTGCGCAGTATGGGAGCGATTGGTGGCTGA
- a CDS encoding GntR family transcriptional regulator, translating to MPTTDPAAGITDQVRVCNLIRAAILESEFVPNQRMIEADLCVQFDASRAAVRGALQDLVSEGLVERIQNRGARVRSISPEEAAEITEVRMVIEGLCAAKAAKNATAAEFNELTALGAALTTAASARDIFEFAHLGETLHRRIREIGAQRSAVAILDRLHGQVARHQSRLLMQPVRLTQSLREHTEIVTQICAGNPEAAEAAMRQHFESIANALYAIRSQGDHLSSGVH from the coding sequence ATGCCGACAACGGATCCCGCTGCGGGAATCACCGATCAGGTCAGGGTGTGCAACCTCATCCGTGCGGCGATCCTCGAGAGCGAGTTCGTCCCGAACCAGCGCATGATCGAAGCCGATCTCTGTGTGCAGTTCGATGCCAGTCGTGCAGCTGTACGTGGCGCCTTACAGGACCTCGTCAGCGAAGGGCTCGTGGAACGGATCCAGAACCGAGGCGCACGAGTCCGCTCGATATCCCCAGAGGAGGCCGCCGAAATCACCGAGGTTCGCATGGTCATCGAAGGGTTATGCGCCGCAAAGGCTGCCAAGAATGCCACCGCAGCCGAGTTTAACGAGCTCACCGCGTTGGGCGCCGCTTTGACCACCGCCGCCTCGGCACGCGATATCTTCGAATTTGCGCATTTAGGAGAGACACTTCACCGCCGAATCCGTGAGATCGGGGCGCAGCGGTCGGCGGTCGCCATTCTCGATCGCCTGCACGGGCAAGTAGCACGACATCAGTCGCGATTGCTCATGCAGCCAGTCAGGCTCACACAGTCATTACGCGAGCACACCGAGATTGTCACTCAAATCTGCGCCGGCAATCCGGAGGCTGCGGAGGCTGCGATGCGCCAGCATTTCGAGAGTATTGCCAACGCACTCTATGCGATTCGCTCCCAAGGAGACCACTTGTCGAGCGGCGTGCACTGA
- a CDS encoding MaoC family dehydratase, whose product MSATTVNGIDGVKALPTGELLGYSDWVEITQESVNQFADATGDHQWLHVDPERAKDGPFGGPIAHGYLTLSLVPLLLPQVLELSGFSMGVNYGCDRVRFPAPVPVGSKVRAGVVLDSVTDVAGGIQLTVTMTFEIDGGTKPACIATILVRQYP is encoded by the coding sequence ATGAGCGCGACGACTGTCAACGGAATCGATGGAGTCAAGGCACTACCGACGGGTGAGCTACTCGGGTACAGCGACTGGGTCGAAATCACGCAGGAGAGCGTCAACCAGTTCGCCGACGCCACCGGAGACCACCAATGGCTTCATGTGGACCCCGAACGCGCCAAGGACGGACCCTTCGGCGGCCCCATCGCTCACGGATACCTCACCTTGTCGCTGGTTCCGCTGCTCCTCCCGCAGGTTCTCGAGCTGTCCGGCTTCAGCATGGGCGTGAACTACGGGTGTGATCGGGTCCGCTTCCCCGCACCAGTCCCCGTCGGCAGTAAAGTCCGCGCTGGAGTCGTCCTCGATTCGGTCACCGATGTCGCCGGCGGTATCCAGCTCACGGTGACGATGACCTTCGAGATCGATGGCGGCACCAAACCCGCATGCATCGCCACCATCCTGGTTCGCCAGTACCCATAG
- a CDS encoding SDR family NAD(P)-dependent oxidoreductase has translation MSLQGTVAIVTGSGRGLGRAYAHGLAAAGAAVVVNDLDGDVAKDTVESIVSKGGRAVAEVAPVGTSDVAEALVQRAVSEFGRLDVMVTNAGALRDKTLRNTTDEDFDLVVGSHLRGTFTCGRAAVDQFRQQGDGGRLILVGSPAGQRASFGQTAYSASKGAIVAMMRTWAAECKKLDVTVNAIIPTALTRMVATIPGLGELVEKAEAGEPIPEKARRIGLGTPDDVSPLVVYLASKASSHVTGQAIAVGGDRIALWTHPSEVHEQFSAGGWTPQSVDDVFSAALASELQDYTPKPLDL, from the coding sequence ATGAGTTTGCAGGGAACTGTCGCAATTGTCACCGGATCCGGACGCGGACTCGGCCGGGCGTATGCCCACGGACTCGCCGCGGCCGGTGCCGCGGTCGTCGTCAACGACCTCGATGGGGACGTCGCGAAGGACACCGTCGAGAGCATCGTGTCGAAGGGCGGGCGCGCCGTGGCGGAGGTTGCCCCGGTAGGTACCTCCGATGTGGCGGAGGCGCTGGTTCAGCGGGCAGTATCCGAATTCGGGCGACTCGACGTCATGGTCACCAACGCCGGGGCACTCCGAGACAAGACGCTGCGCAACACCACTGACGAGGACTTCGATCTCGTCGTGGGTAGCCATCTTCGAGGCACCTTTACCTGTGGACGGGCTGCCGTTGATCAGTTTCGGCAGCAGGGTGACGGTGGGCGGCTGATCCTCGTCGGTTCGCCGGCCGGCCAGCGAGCCAGCTTCGGCCAGACCGCGTACTCGGCCTCCAAGGGGGCGATCGTGGCGATGATGCGTACTTGGGCTGCCGAATGCAAGAAGCTCGACGTCACCGTCAACGCGATCATTCCCACCGCCCTGACTCGCATGGTTGCCACCATCCCGGGTCTCGGCGAACTCGTGGAGAAGGCAGAAGCGGGCGAACCGATCCCGGAGAAGGCGCGCCGCATCGGACTTGGCACACCCGACGATGTCTCCCCGCTGGTGGTGTACCTGGCGTCGAAGGCCTCCTCGCATGTGACCGGGCAGGCGATCGCGGTCGGCGGCGACCGGATCGCGCTGTGGACGCATCCCTCCGAGGTGCACGAGCAGTTCTCCGCCGGCGGCTGGACACCCCAGTCGGTCGACGATGTGTTCTCGGCAGCGTTGGCGAGTGAGCTGCAGGATTACACACCGAAGCCCCTCGACCTGTGA
- a CDS encoding AMP-binding protein, which translates to MAEGLRKAADQGRSSPLGAQGKRHPPVRSQRHREGKGLRTIDVSFGTILEAVAEAVPDRIAISTPDSEYTYAQFEERSARLATALQQSGVAAGDTVACYLYNSAAYLETVFAAFKIGAVPVNANYRYTGSELASLLTDADAHALVYSDQLAANVDGIVDAVPTLAVALRAGGKTVGSATGDDLDGVIAAHPPLPQAPRPGTDTLFMYTGGTTGRPKGVIWRHRDLLHSLAVPVYRPVGRDLPTTIADAVDAAREASVRGMVPVTMPVVPLMHATGLFNTIGTMLLGGTVVLADPGGLDPSRVWSIVQDKHVKTIIVAGNAVCSPLIDELTRSETDGQPYDLSSLRTVLSSGTAFSDHLKQSLHERADVTIIDAIGSSEGGPFVFATTSSIDDLPAKFFPVPATKVFDEHDNEVLPGSGTTGVLAYSGPSPLGYYKDEGKTALTFRVIGGVRYSLPGDFVEVHEDGSIRFLGRQSGVINTGGEKVHPQEVEDVLLTHPDVRDCVVVGAPDPKWGEQVAAVVAIDAASTVTEEDLQYWVRQELAGYKVPRTVVLLDRLPRTPTGKIEISWAKQQVTMMSAQ; encoded by the coding sequence GTGGCTGAAGGACTTCGAAAAGCTGCCGATCAAGGACGAAGTTCGCCCCTTGGTGCTCAAGGAAAACGCCATCCGCCTGTTCGGTCTCAACGGCACCGAGAAGGAAAGGGGCTGAGGACCATCGACGTCAGTTTTGGCACGATCCTCGAGGCCGTCGCAGAAGCCGTGCCCGACCGTATCGCCATCTCCACACCGGACAGCGAGTACACCTACGCCCAATTCGAGGAGCGGTCAGCCAGGCTCGCGACTGCTCTGCAGCAATCCGGTGTGGCCGCCGGCGACACCGTCGCGTGCTACCTCTACAACAGTGCCGCGTACCTCGAGACGGTGTTCGCCGCGTTCAAGATCGGGGCGGTCCCGGTCAACGCCAACTACCGGTACACCGGTTCCGAACTGGCCTCGTTACTCACCGACGCGGATGCTCACGCCCTGGTCTACAGCGATCAGCTGGCAGCCAACGTCGACGGTATCGTCGACGCGGTCCCCACGCTGGCCGTGGCCCTGCGCGCCGGCGGAAAGACGGTGGGGTCTGCCACGGGCGACGACCTGGACGGCGTGATCGCCGCGCACCCACCACTTCCGCAGGCACCGCGGCCGGGAACCGACACATTGTTCATGTACACCGGAGGCACCACCGGTCGCCCTAAAGGGGTGATCTGGCGACACCGGGACCTTCTGCATTCGCTGGCAGTGCCCGTCTACCGGCCGGTTGGGCGTGACCTGCCCACCACGATCGCCGACGCCGTCGACGCCGCCCGAGAGGCAAGCGTTCGCGGGATGGTCCCGGTCACCATGCCGGTCGTGCCGCTCATGCACGCCACCGGTCTGTTCAACACGATCGGCACGATGCTGCTCGGTGGGACCGTGGTCCTCGCCGACCCGGGTGGCCTGGACCCTTCCCGGGTGTGGTCGATCGTGCAGGACAAGCACGTCAAGACGATTATCGTCGCCGGAAACGCCGTCTGTTCGCCGCTGATCGACGAGCTCACCCGGTCCGAAACCGACGGACAGCCCTATGATCTGAGCAGTTTGCGGACCGTGCTCAGCTCCGGCACCGCGTTCAGCGACCATCTCAAACAGTCGCTTCACGAGCGGGCCGACGTCACCATCATCGATGCGATCGGCTCGAGCGAGGGCGGACCGTTCGTATTCGCGACCACGTCCTCGATCGACGACCTCCCCGCCAAGTTTTTCCCGGTGCCGGCGACGAAGGTGTTCGACGAGCACGACAACGAGGTGCTACCGGGCAGCGGGACCACCGGTGTCCTCGCCTACAGCGGCCCCTCCCCTCTCGGTTACTACAAGGACGAGGGCAAGACGGCGCTGACCTTCCGCGTCATCGGTGGTGTCCGGTACTCCCTTCCCGGAGACTTCGTGGAGGTGCACGAGGACGGTTCCATCCGATTTCTCGGACGCCAATCCGGGGTGATCAACACCGGTGGCGAGAAGGTACATCCCCAGGAGGTCGAGGACGTACTGCTCACCCATCCAGACGTCCGAGACTGCGTCGTTGTCGGTGCACCGGACCCGAAGTGGGGTGAACAAGTCGCAGCCGTCGTCGCCATCGATGCCGCGAGCACAGTGACCGAGGAAGATCTGCAGTACTGGGTTCGGCAGGAACTCGCCGGATACAAGGTCCCGCGCACGGTTGTCCTCCTCGACCGCCTACCGCGAACACCGACCGGCAAGATCGAAATATCCTGGGCCAAGCAGCAAGTGACAATGATGTCAGCGCAGTAA
- a CDS encoding amidohydrolase family protein, which yields MNTETLVAVDVHTHVLASTRTPASDGGGASEIANVFGDMPELTVPELADYYRERNMAAVVFTVDSPVRSGREPRVSNEEIAELAAENADVLLPFASVDPGRGAAGVKWAKRLIDEHKVRGFKFHPSEQAFYPNDRSAYPLYEVIAEAGLPALFHSGQTGVGAGQRGGGGIRLKYSNPLFLDDVAVDFPDMPIIIAHPSFPWQDEALAVAGHKPQVYIDLSGWSPKYFPENLVAQVNSLLKRKVLFGSDFPAITPDRWLKDFEKLPIKDEVRPLVLKENAIRLFGLNGTEKERG from the coding sequence ATGAACACCGAAACACTGGTCGCCGTCGACGTGCACACTCACGTGTTGGCGTCGACGCGAACACCGGCCTCCGACGGCGGTGGCGCCTCCGAAATCGCGAACGTCTTCGGTGATATGCCCGAACTGACCGTTCCAGAGCTGGCCGACTACTACCGTGAGCGCAACATGGCGGCAGTGGTGTTCACCGTGGACAGCCCCGTGCGGTCCGGTCGCGAGCCACGGGTGTCCAATGAAGAAATCGCCGAGCTCGCAGCGGAGAACGCGGACGTGCTGTTGCCGTTCGCCAGTGTCGATCCCGGTCGGGGTGCCGCGGGAGTGAAGTGGGCGAAGCGACTGATCGATGAGCACAAGGTGCGCGGCTTCAAGTTCCATCCCAGCGAGCAGGCGTTCTACCCGAACGACCGCAGCGCGTATCCCCTCTACGAGGTGATCGCCGAAGCCGGGCTGCCGGCGCTGTTCCACAGCGGCCAGACCGGTGTCGGAGCAGGCCAGCGCGGCGGCGGTGGGATTCGACTCAAGTACAGCAACCCGCTGTTTCTCGACGATGTCGCGGTGGATTTTCCGGACATGCCGATCATCATCGCGCACCCCTCGTTCCCCTGGCAGGACGAGGCACTGGCCGTGGCCGGGCACAAGCCACAGGTCTACATCGACCTGTCCGGCTGGTCGCCGAAATACTTCCCGGAGAACCTGGTGGCCCAGGTCAACTCACTGCTGAAGCGGAAGGTGCTGTTCGGATCCGACTTCCCGGCGATCACCCCCGACCGGTGGCTGAAGGACTTCGAAAAGCTGCCGATCAAGGACGAAGTTCGCCCCTTGGTGCTCAAGGAAAACGCCATCCGCCTGTTCGGTCTCAACGGCACCGAGAAGGAAAGGGGCTGA
- a CDS encoding PDR/VanB family oxidoreductase, whose amino-acid sequence MTQIENTRVGSTSVTMKVIEYEADVLVESKKLVADGVVLLVLRHTDGEQLPAWEPGAHIDLVLPGDITRQYSLMGDPDDRQRWKVGVLREPESRGGSEYIHDQLVEGQTVRVRGPRNHFELATSNRYHFIAGGIGITPMLPMIRSAQAAGAEWKLTYGGRQRSSMAFLDDLEQHGDKVDVFPQDTRGFPDLDAILSTLAPGTQVYCCGPEGLLTAVEDKCAQWKVGDPHIERFSPKHFDDAVNTAFDVELRESGLTLHVPADKSILQVVRAAGVGTTASCEEGTCGTCETGVLEGTPDHRDSVLTAEEQAENDYMMICVSRSCSKKLVLEL is encoded by the coding sequence ATGACACAGATCGAGAACACCCGTGTCGGGTCCACTTCGGTCACCATGAAGGTTATCGAGTACGAGGCTGATGTCCTGGTCGAGTCGAAGAAGCTGGTCGCCGACGGGGTGGTACTCCTCGTGTTGCGGCACACGGACGGCGAGCAACTCCCGGCGTGGGAGCCGGGTGCGCACATCGACCTCGTCCTGCCCGGCGACATCACCCGCCAGTACTCACTGATGGGTGACCCCGACGACCGCCAGCGGTGGAAGGTGGGTGTGCTGCGGGAGCCGGAGAGCCGCGGGGGCTCGGAGTACATCCACGACCAGTTGGTCGAGGGCCAGACCGTCCGTGTGCGTGGCCCTCGCAACCATTTCGAGCTCGCAACGTCGAACCGGTACCACTTCATCGCCGGTGGCATCGGCATCACTCCGATGCTCCCGATGATCCGATCCGCCCAGGCGGCCGGTGCCGAGTGGAAGCTGACATACGGAGGACGCCAGCGCAGTTCGATGGCCTTCCTCGACGACCTGGAACAGCATGGTGACAAGGTCGACGTCTTCCCTCAGGACACGCGAGGGTTTCCCGATCTCGATGCGATCCTGTCCACGCTCGCGCCCGGAACACAGGTGTACTGCTGTGGTCCGGAGGGCTTGCTCACGGCGGTGGAAGACAAATGCGCGCAGTGGAAAGTAGGCGATCCGCATATCGAACGGTTCTCACCCAAGCACTTCGACGATGCCGTCAACACCGCTTTCGATGTCGAACTTCGAGAGAGCGGTCTGACGCTGCATGTTCCAGCCGACAAGTCGATTCTCCAGGTGGTGCGCGCTGCGGGTGTCGGAACAACCGCCTCGTGCGAGGAGGGCACCTGCGGCACCTGTGAGACCGGTGTCCTCGAGGGAACTCCCGACCATCGGGACTCGGTTCTCACGGCCGAGGAGCAGGCCGAGAACGACTACATGATGATCTGCGTGTCCCGGTCGTGCTCGAAGAAGCTCGTTCTCGAACTCTGA
- a CDS encoding NAD(P)-dependent alcohol dehydrogenase: MTVTTTAALVEEAGADFVLGEIELDDLRPDEVLVKMVAAGLCHTDLSVQAGHTGYAFPGILGHEGAGVVEAVGSEVTRVRPGDHVALTFTSCGSCAHCRGGHPAYCATWVPANLFNNGLRADGSSTVRRDSAAVTARFFGQSSFSAHAVVDERCVVPLDDDLPLHLMAPLGCAIQTGAGTVLNILKPDAGQSVAVFGTGAVGLAAIMGAAVTAAGAIIAVDRVQSRLDLALELGATHAINTTTADLAGEIAAITGGAGLDHAVDTTANVGVTRAITDNLATFGTCAVVGAPAPGTELAIDISAFLVGRKIVGVTEGDSEPLTFIPALADLYRQGRLPLEKLVTTYPFSEINKAAEDAKAGTTIKPVLLFD, encoded by the coding sequence ATGACAGTTACAACGACCGCGGCCCTGGTCGAAGAAGCCGGTGCCGACTTCGTCCTCGGAGAGATCGAACTCGATGACCTCCGGCCGGACGAGGTGCTGGTGAAGATGGTCGCCGCGGGGCTGTGCCACACCGACCTCTCCGTACAGGCCGGTCACACCGGGTACGCCTTCCCCGGCATTCTCGGCCACGAAGGCGCCGGCGTCGTCGAGGCAGTCGGCTCGGAGGTCACGAGGGTACGGCCGGGCGACCACGTCGCCCTGACCTTCACTTCCTGCGGCAGCTGTGCGCATTGCCGAGGCGGGCATCCCGCCTACTGCGCGACGTGGGTGCCAGCGAATCTGTTCAACAACGGTCTGCGGGCCGACGGATCGTCGACGGTGCGGCGTGACAGTGCAGCGGTGACTGCCCGGTTCTTCGGGCAGTCGTCCTTCAGCGCTCACGCGGTGGTCGACGAACGATGCGTGGTCCCTCTCGACGACGACCTGCCGCTGCATCTGATGGCCCCGCTCGGATGCGCCATTCAGACCGGTGCCGGCACAGTGCTGAACATTCTCAAGCCCGACGCTGGTCAGTCCGTCGCCGTGTTCGGAACCGGAGCGGTGGGATTGGCCGCGATCATGGGGGCCGCTGTCACCGCCGCCGGGGCGATCATCGCGGTGGACCGGGTCCAGTCTCGACTGGACTTGGCCCTCGAGCTGGGTGCAACCCACGCCATCAACACCACCACCGCCGATCTTGCCGGTGAGATCGCAGCGATTACCGGCGGCGCCGGCCTCGACCATGCCGTGGACACCACCGCGAACGTCGGGGTTACCCGTGCCATCACCGACAACCTCGCGACGTTCGGCACCTGCGCGGTCGTGGGTGCACCGGCACCCGGCACCGAGCTGGCCATCGACATCAGTGCATTCCTGGTCGGCCGCAAGATCGTCGGCGTCACCGAGGGCGATTCGGAGCCGCTGACCTTCATCCCCGCCCTCGCCGACCTGTACCGCCAGGGCCGGTTGCCGCTCGAGAAGCTGGTGACCACCTACCCGTTCAGCGAGATCAACAAAGCCGCAGAGGACGCGAAAGCCGGCACGACGATCAAGCCGGTTCTGCTGTTCGACTGA